From a single Adhaeribacter swui genomic region:
- a CDS encoding carbohydrate kinase family protein → MNHKIICFGETLWDMLPSGKLPGGAPMNVAIHLKYNNYEPLVISSVGIDDLGAALLQFLKSKQVSTAYVQVSQTHLTGVVKVNVDNRNEVTYEIVEPVAWDYIQYEPKAAGLVKDSDVFVYGSLAARSATTRETLLHYLPLAKLKVFDVNLRPPHFTPERIQVLLQFADVLKLNHQELQILSSWVQVTGNEQQKLSYLQKNFNIPLLILTRGENGAAVLSSEEYLEHPGFKIEVEDTIGSGDAFLATFLSNYLQAQPLAVCLRQACLIGAYVATCQGATPQYTPQEVVKSFAGSII, encoded by the coding sequence ATGAATCATAAAATTATCTGTTTCGGGGAAACCTTATGGGATATGTTACCCAGTGGCAAATTACCCGGAGGAGCGCCCATGAATGTTGCCATTCATCTAAAATACAATAACTACGAGCCTCTGGTTATTAGCAGCGTAGGAATCGATGATTTAGGCGCAGCTTTATTGCAATTTTTAAAATCAAAGCAAGTGAGTACCGCTTACGTGCAGGTAAGCCAAACGCATTTAACCGGAGTAGTAAAAGTTAACGTCGATAACCGGAATGAAGTAACTTATGAAATAGTAGAACCCGTTGCCTGGGATTACATCCAATACGAGCCAAAAGCCGCCGGGCTCGTAAAAGATTCAGACGTTTTTGTGTACGGAAGTTTGGCCGCTCGTAGCGCTACCACCCGCGAAACCTTGTTGCACTACTTGCCGCTAGCCAAATTAAAAGTATTTGACGTAAACCTGCGTCCGCCACACTTTACCCCGGAACGTATCCAGGTGCTGTTACAATTTGCCGATGTGCTAAAGCTCAATCATCAGGAGTTACAAATATTATCATCATGGGTACAAGTTACTGGTAATGAGCAACAAAAATTATCTTATCTTCAAAAGAACTTTAACATCCCATTGCTCATCTTAACCCGCGGCGAAAATGGAGCGGCCGTTTTATCTTCGGAAGAATACCTGGAACATCCGGGGTTTAAAATAGAAGTAGAAGATACTATTGGCAGCGGCGATGCTTTTTTAGCTACCTTCCTGAGTAATTACCTGCAAGCCCAACCTTTGGCTGTTTGCTTACGCCAAGCTTGTTTAATTGGCGCTTATGTAGCCACTTGTCAGGGCGCTACGCCGCAGTATACTCCGCAAGAAGTGGTAAAATCCTTTGCTGGTAGTATTATTTAA
- a CDS encoding phosphatidylinositol-specific phospholipase C/glycerophosphodiester phosphodiesterase family protein, with the protein MKKLSGITLFLLLFGQIAQGQARYTSANVHSHNDYQQPVPFHNAYQHKVGSIEADVFLKNNELYVAHELKEIAPERTLDALYLKPLQQQIQKNNGTAYPNAQAVLQILIDLKTPGASTLPVLVRKLEKYPEIKNNRTIQIVISGDKPDPSTWATFPGFIHFDGLPGQVYNPEQAKRVSLVSANFRKYSRWNGKGKIEAAELTKIKQLIDSVHHQNQKMRFWATPDNEDSWKTLMNQGVDFIGTDAVTELTTFLKNYRPAN; encoded by the coding sequence ATGAAAAAACTCAGTGGCATTACTTTGTTTCTCTTACTTTTTGGGCAAATAGCACAGGGCCAGGCACGCTATACCTCAGCCAACGTGCATTCGCATAACGATTACCAGCAACCTGTTCCTTTTCATAATGCTTACCAGCACAAAGTAGGCTCTATTGAGGCAGATGTTTTTTTAAAAAATAACGAATTATACGTTGCCCACGAGCTAAAAGAAATTGCCCCAGAACGGACCCTGGATGCACTGTATTTAAAACCTTTGCAGCAGCAAATCCAAAAAAATAACGGAACAGCCTACCCTAATGCGCAAGCTGTATTACAAATATTAATAGATTTAAAAACGCCCGGGGCTTCTACTTTGCCCGTTCTGGTGCGAAAGCTGGAAAAATATCCCGAAATCAAAAATAACCGCACCATTCAAATTGTTATTAGCGGCGATAAGCCCGATCCATCAACCTGGGCTACGTTTCCAGGGTTTATTCATTTTGATGGTCTGCCGGGGCAGGTTTACAATCCGGAACAAGCCAAACGAGTATCGCTGGTGAGTGCTAATTTTCGGAAATACTCGCGCTGGAACGGTAAAGGCAAAATTGAAGCGGCCGAACTTACCAAAATTAAGCAGCTTATTGACAGCGTGCACCACCAAAATCAAAAAATGCGTTTTTGGGCTACGCCGGATAACGAAGATTCCTGGAAAACCCTCATGAACCAGGGCGTGGATTTTATTGGTACCGATGCTGTTACGGAGTTAACCACTTTTTTAAAAAATTACCGCCCAGCAAATTAA
- a CDS encoding fatty acid desaturase family protein, which translates to MSSKIKFTNTHKSTFFATTRLRVEKHFQENATSRHANMAMWGKTIFYLTGFLGLYLLIISNYFSIWPMFSLAILLGVFSAFIGFNICHDAIHGSFSSNTKVNKVFSFLFNLIGASPYIWNISHNVVHHTYTNIPGHDEDIEVAPGLIRISEEEKVFKIQRFQHLYAFGLYSLASLSWVFRKDFVKFFQKKIGEHPTVNHPKREYFNLFFYKAIYYFLFIALPLLLIDITWWQFVIGFVGMHLAEGLTMGLVFQLAHVVEGTDFPVPNEQGNIEEAWADHQMRTTANFATNSKLAGFFLGGLNRQIEHHLFPKVCHIHYPVIAKIVKQTALEFNIPYIESPTFFAALQSHYRMLKKFGQTAYKEQNSLIRVAA; encoded by the coding sequence ATGTCATCAAAAATCAAGTTTACCAATACCCATAAATCCACTTTTTTTGCTACCACCCGGCTACGGGTCGAAAAGCATTTTCAGGAAAACGCTACTTCCAGGCACGCTAATATGGCCATGTGGGGAAAAACTATTTTTTACCTCACCGGATTTCTGGGGCTTTACTTGCTTATAATTTCTAACTATTTTTCTATCTGGCCCATGTTTTCCTTAGCTATCTTGCTTGGGGTGTTTAGTGCTTTTATAGGTTTTAACATTTGCCACGATGCTATTCACGGCTCTTTTTCTTCTAATACTAAAGTAAATAAAGTATTTAGCTTTTTATTTAATTTGATTGGCGCCAGCCCTTACATCTGGAATATTTCGCATAATGTAGTGCATCATACCTACACCAATATTCCGGGCCACGACGAAGATATTGAGGTGGCACCTGGCCTTATCCGGATTTCGGAAGAAGAAAAAGTTTTTAAAATTCAACGTTTTCAGCATTTATATGCTTTTGGACTGTACAGCTTAGCGTCCCTGTCGTGGGTTTTCCGGAAAGATTTTGTTAAGTTTTTTCAAAAAAAGATTGGTGAACATCCTACCGTAAATCATCCGAAACGGGAATATTTTAATTTGTTTTTTTATAAAGCCATTTATTACTTCTTATTTATCGCTTTGCCCTTATTGCTGATTGATATTACGTGGTGGCAGTTTGTGATTGGCTTTGTAGGCATGCACCTGGCGGAAGGCCTTACCATGGGTTTAGTATTTCAATTAGCGCACGTGGTAGAGGGTACTGATTTTCCGGTACCCAACGAACAAGGCAATATAGAAGAAGCCTGGGCAGATCACCAGATGCGCACCACAGCTAATTTTGCTACTAATAGTAAATTAGCGGGCTTTTTCTTAGGAGGCCTTAACCGGCAAATTGAGCATCATTTATTCCCGAAGGTGTGCCACATTCATTATCCGGTAATTGCCAAAATTGTAAAACAAACAGCTTTAGAGTTTAATATTCCCTACATCGAAAGCCCTACTTTTTTTGCTGCCTTGCAATCGCATTACCGCATGCTAAAGAAATTTGGCCAAACAGCCTATAAAGAACAAAATTCATTAATCCGGGTGGCCGCTTAA
- a CDS encoding sugar porter family MFS transporter: MSNKKVFFWSIIVALGGFLFGFDTAVISGAEKSIQQLWQLTTFEHGFTVAIALIGTVLGALVGGFPSDKFGRKVTLLGIAVLYLLSSLGTALAPNWIIFLIFRFLGGIGVGVSSVTAPLYISEIAPAKSRGKLVAMFQFNVVFGILVSYLSNYLFAGTGEQDWRWMLGIQAVPSFIFLVAVLFVPESPRWLILKRNRLAEAQKTLRTANPEADISQMIAEIQASGQNASSQVSKTSLFSGAYATPISLAVLFAFFNQMSGINAIIYYAPRIFEMVGLGKSSALLSSAGIGLVNFLFTLLAVNFIDRFGRRTLMFIGSVGLIITLGLVAKAFYLEEFSGIAVPIYLFVYIAFFAFSQGAVIWVFISEIFPNQVRASGQALGSFTHWIMAALIAFSFPYITETLGGGNTFLIFTGMMILQLLFVWRLMPETKGTSLEEIGHTVVMH; this comes from the coding sequence ATGTCAAACAAAAAGGTTTTTTTCTGGTCAATTATAGTGGCTTTGGGTGGCTTCTTATTTGGCTTTGATACCGCAGTAATTTCGGGGGCCGAAAAATCTATTCAGCAACTCTGGCAGTTAACTACCTTCGAACATGGTTTTACGGTTGCCATTGCTTTAATCGGTACTGTTTTGGGGGCACTTGTAGGCGGCTTTCCGTCGGATAAATTTGGCCGCAAGGTTACCTTATTGGGGATTGCCGTTTTGTATCTGCTTTCATCGTTAGGTACGGCCCTGGCGCCTAACTGGATCATTTTTTTAATTTTTAGATTTTTAGGCGGCATTGGCGTAGGAGTATCGTCGGTTACTGCTCCTTTGTACATTTCAGAAATAGCGCCGGCTAAGTCCCGAGGTAAACTGGTGGCCATGTTTCAGTTTAATGTGGTGTTTGGCATTTTAGTGTCTTATTTATCTAATTACTTATTCGCCGGCACCGGCGAGCAAGATTGGCGCTGGATGCTGGGCATCCAGGCGGTGCCTTCCTTTATATTTTTGGTAGCGGTATTGTTTGTGCCGGAGAGTCCGCGGTGGCTAATTTTAAAAAGAAACCGTTTAGCCGAAGCCCAAAAAACCTTACGCACCGCCAACCCCGAAGCCGACATTAGCCAAATGATTGCGGAGATACAAGCTTCCGGGCAAAATGCATCAAGTCAGGTCAGCAAAACCAGTTTGTTTTCCGGAGCTTATGCCACGCCTATTTCTTTGGCCGTGTTGTTTGCCTTTTTTAATCAAATGTCGGGTATTAACGCCATTATTTATTACGCGCCCCGCATCTTCGAAATGGTAGGTTTAGGCAAAAGTTCTGCTTTACTTTCTTCAGCGGGTATCGGGTTAGTAAACTTTTTGTTTACATTATTAGCCGTAAATTTCATTGACCGGTTTGGCCGTCGCACCCTGATGTTTATTGGTTCTGTAGGTTTAATAATAACTTTAGGCTTAGTAGCAAAAGCTTTTTATTTAGAAGAGTTTAGCGGCATAGCTGTACCTATTTACCTGTTTGTGTATATTGCTTTTTTTGCTTTTTCGCAGGGGGCTGTTATTTGGGTATTTATTTCCGAAATTTTTCCGAACCAGGTTCGCGCCTCGGGTCAGGCTTTAGGTAGCTTTACGCATTGGATTATGGCCGCTCTTATTGCTTTTTCTTTTCCGTATATTACCGAAACTCTAGGCGGCGGCAATACTTTCCTGATTTTTACCGGCATGATGATCCTGCAATTGCTGTTTGTTTGGCGCCTGATGCCCGAAACCAAGGGAACTTCGCTGGAAGAAATCGGGCACACCGTGGTAATGCATTAA
- a CDS encoding AraC family transcriptional regulator, with amino-acid sequence MKRYIQYEPFNIYLFTAETWQHPVHKHSYFEIIFIRSGTGQHFINGNTFDYASGDVFLLGPEDYHYFEIEEKTTFCYLRFTEAFVQDPVSFAGSNWSRPIQLLLNAPYQSCGSLVSDAQEKELLEHLLTVLLQEYERNLDSSYELIMNGLMKAILGILARNVVQEKGIATKDPKSAQLIEEILSYISQNIQQPDLLRVDQLVEKFNYSPAYLSIFFKRQTGESLQQYILKYKLKMIQHRLQFSNRSISQITYEFGFTDGSHLNKLFKKYYGVTPGEFRSKLAEKAKSETPALNSMAG; translated from the coding sequence ATGAAGCGCTACATTCAATACGAACCATTTAATATTTATCTTTTTACAGCCGAAACGTGGCAGCATCCGGTGCATAAGCACAGCTACTTCGAGATTATTTTTATCCGGAGCGGTACAGGTCAGCATTTTATTAACGGCAATACCTTTGACTATGCGTCCGGCGATGTTTTTCTGCTGGGTCCGGAAGATTACCATTATTTTGAAATTGAAGAAAAAACTACTTTTTGCTATTTGCGCTTTACCGAAGCTTTTGTACAGGACCCAGTTTCGTTTGCCGGTTCTAACTGGTCGCGCCCCATTCAATTATTATTAAACGCCCCGTACCAATCCTGCGGCAGCCTGGTTTCGGATGCCCAAGAAAAAGAACTGCTCGAACATTTACTTACGGTATTGTTGCAGGAATACGAACGAAACCTGGATAGTTCCTATGAGTTGATTATGAATGGTTTAATGAAAGCTATTCTGGGGATTTTAGCCCGTAATGTGGTGCAGGAAAAAGGCATTGCCACCAAAGATCCCAAAAGTGCTCAGCTCATTGAAGAAATTCTCTCGTATATCAGCCAGAATATTCAACAACCTGATTTATTGCGCGTTGACCAGTTAGTAGAAAAGTTTAATTATTCGCCGGCTTACTTAAGTATATTTTTTAAACGGCAAACCGGCGAGTCGCTGCAACAGTATATTTTAAAATATAAGTTAAAAATGATTCAGCATCGGTTACAATTCAGCAACCGGAGCATTTCGCAAATTACCTACGAGTTTGGTTTTACGGATGGCAGCCATTTAAATAAATTATTTAAAAAATATTACGGGGTAACACCTGGGGAGTTCCGCAGCAAGTTAGCCGAAAAAGCGAAATCCGAAACTCCTGCCCTAAATAGCATGGCCGGCTAA